The Brienomyrus brachyistius isolate T26 chromosome 9, BBRACH_0.4, whole genome shotgun sequence genome contains the following window.
agTACTGAAATAGCTAGTTTACTTGTAAACTACTGATGGCGGTAGTGATAGGGTTGCTGCTCTGTCACATCTGACACCAAAATTGAAAAATTGAACACACGCTTAatgttattttataatattttttagAATATTCAGTACCCGAAGCAAATGTTAAGTATCATTATCAATAAATACGCATAAGGAAATTCACAAAACTTTAATGTGCATTAAGCGTGTATACAGTGTTTACTATTGCAATTCTTTAGGTGGTAGCAATAACAAATTAGGGGCGGTAATTAAGCGTTTTAACGGCTACTTAACGTGGTTTTGAATTGTTCGTAAATGACGTTGATGTCAGTGAGATGTAGGCGGCTCAACCATTTTCATTTCTTAACTCTTTATTCATGCTTGCGTTACCAGGAAAGAATTAGACCCCCATGGAAAATTACTGCAAGGCCCGCACGGTGGAGCAGCCGTGTCCCTGTCCGTTCCCCGGGCTGCCCAGTGACACCCCTGAAGTGCGCGTGAAAGACGGCAGCAAGATTCGCAACTTGATGGGCTTCGCTGTGGGTCGCATGGACGTCGAGGCCGTCCGCTGCATCCTGTTCACGGGGAGCGGCCGGAGCGTGGCCAAGGCCATCACGTGCGTGGAGATCCTGAAGCGGCGCGTGAAAGGACTGCACCAGCACACACAGCTCCTCTACCATACTGTGGAGGAGATGTGGGAGCCACGAGAGCCCGACGCCGGCCTGGACACACTCACCGTGAGCAGGAATGTGCCAGCCATTTGGGTGCTGCTTTCCAAAGACCCACTGGACCCCACGCGACCCGGATACCAGGCCCCTGGCAGGATTGATGCCCTCTGGGCGCAGGCTGCCAAAGAGGAGGCGGCGGAGAACAAGCAGGGGTCCAggaggaagagaggaggaggaggaggaagaggaggaggtggtAGTGGAAGGGGCAAGGGGGGTTCTGCTCGGCAGGGGGTGCGTTGGGAAGgtggaaaaatgcaaaaacaaggAGTACAGCAACGATGaatcccccccctccatcaTGTCACTGACTGTCCAGAATGACCAAACTGTGCATGAAACCCTCGTGGTGTTTCTAAGACTATTGAAAAATGAATGCCAATATAATGCACAGAATGATGTATTGGGTGATAAATATCTCACCGCAAATAAGTAAATATTTGGCTAATAATTCTGCATTGTAGCCAGTCAAGAAATCTAGTGTATTTTTTCCACTCCTTGCTGAAATAAACATTTGATAATTGAATGAGAAGTTCAATTTTTCTTCTATTACTTGTCTTGAAATTGTCAAGCTCTGTATGTCAATAATGACTGAAAATGTTCAATTTACAATTAATGGATGCACATCTATTTTTGACAAACACTAGAACAGCCAAAGTAATTTCGGACAGCCAAGAAATAGATGCAAATTGGATGTAAATTGTTATTTTTACTGGCTCAGTGGCACTGACAGACTTTGGAGAGGTGACTTGTTTTAAGAAAATGGCTATTCACATGGTGGCCGGCGACTTGTCTCAGGACACATTTTGCACACATCGTCATCCCAGGAAAATGGACAAAACGGCTCAGGAAGAAAGAAGATTAAAAGCATGTTATCTGATGTgcgtcttaaaaaaaaaaatgactatgCTGTTCCAGATTTCCCTAATTGTAATGCAAAGTTCAGCTAGATTTTTGGTTTATGTTTGCATTTCAAATGTTTTGGATGAGGAGAAGTGAGTGAGGCAAAGCGAGACATTTTGTTCTGAACTAAAGGAGTTTTAAGGTACGTATCACACATGATATACTGACTTGTATTTGGAtggcttttggcattttttgtttttaatgtttttgttttttacattttatagtACATGATGAAGTCATTAATTTCATGTTTGACTGCAATTTGTaagttttttgttattttatattgCTTGCAGGGGAAATACCACAGTAACAAGTGCattcatttttttatcattttaaaggTATGGAATAGATTTGATAATTATGCTCATATCTAGAATGCAGAATTTGTCCCTAACAAAACTGTTTGACTTTAAAATGTAGCtgtatttacagtttttttttgcgtTAAACTTGTTATTGTTATAGGTAAATGGAATATAATTTTAACCATGCTACAATAACAGTGGAATTTGAGATGGGAAACGTAAAGTCAAAGAAATCACCtaacatacatatattttttatgtaatatacatacgtgtgtatatgtatgtataatgtCTTCATCAGTGTAAGTACTACCGGTGAGTTCATGACTGCGCACTGTCTGAAATGGTCAGGAAACCTTTTTGCCACGTCACTCTGTAACATGAAAATATTACTTTACAGTCCTTTTGTTTATGAAGTGTTCATTTAAAACATCCAGCAAGGAGACGCTATGCAGCTGAACCTGGTCACGGTCTTCATATTCTCAACCCTTTATCCCGGTGAGTTCTTTGTTTCTATAGCGCAAAATTAATGACCAAACCTCTATATTGAAATATCTGCCAAGTAGCTACAGATAGCGTTTTTACATCATTTTAAGTATTATCTCTCCATCCACGCCTTGGTCCTCCAATAGGTCCCCCCCAATCAGGGTTTCACAGAGCTTTCATCTTTATTATTATGGTTTGTGTTCCATTAATAACAGGCTTGACTAAGAGCTGCGGACAGTTTTGCGCCACGTCGTACGATGATGTGACCAGCAAGCTTGTGTCTTCATTCCTGTCCTCTGATGTTCTCTACTTGGTTTTCCTTCTGTTTTGTAGGGTTCGCTCTTAGCCAAAACTCTGGTGTAAAGTTTATCACTGCCTTTCCTGAGAATGTAGCCTATTATCACCCAGTACCACCCACACTCCAGCTGTTGATCACCTCCTACCAGCAGGACACCTGGGTAAATATTACTGTAGGAACACAGGGCCTGGAAATCAGCAATGTCCTTTCTGATTGGGAAGTATGGCCGGTGGTGCTTTCGAGCCAAGAACGGCAGTGGTACAATGAGTCACAGAGAACCACGTGCATCTACAGCAACAGGCCAGTCACCGTGCTGTCTGCCAGTAGCAGAAACGACAGCACAGAGATCAGCGTATTGTACCCAGTGGGCAGCCTGGACAGCGAATACTTCCTCACCGCCCCAGCAAACGCCAAAACGAACGAATCGTTCAACTTTGTCGTCGTGAACGAGGAAGACGTGAACAACTTCACTGTGCAAGGGCAAGACGGCGGGAATGACGTCCATCTTCAGCCTTTCCGAAGCGCCCAGTTTCCCATCTACCCCCAGTTTTTGACGCAGGTGAATGCCGAAGAGCTTGTGGCGGTGCTTTTGGGAAATCCCTGCTTGGATGTAGGTGAGTGTGGCTGTAGTATGGCATTCGAGCAGCTGCTTCCATCCAGCATGTGGGGGAAGGAATATGTCTTGCCGGCACTACCGGCTTCCAGCAGattggaaagcttgctcgtggTCGGCAGGGCTCAGGACGAACTGAAGATTTTGTCAGATCCCAACCTTCACCTCCAGTTCAGCACGCCCAGGTCACTCACCCTCCTGGGGCCCGGCTTCCTCATGAATCTTCTACCGGTGGAGAACTGGACCTACAACTTCCTGCTTCATACCTTCTCCAACTTCTCCAACTTCGCCCTGCTGGTGGTGGAGACCTCAGAAATAGATGGGCTGAGGCTGAAGCCAGTCTGTGAGGTGGGCTGTGATGAGCAAAGTGCTTTGTCTGTTAACTGGACTGCTGTTTCCACCACCGAGTATTCTCAAGGAATTCTGGAGCTGGACACATCAAACAGCACTTATCTGATCTGGCATCTGACCTCCACGATGGCAGTGTACAcctttgggacacacctctattCAAACAGGTCCTATGGAAGTACTGCTTTGAGCCTCCCGAGGGTTACAGGTACAATCTCTTACGTGGGACGTTACACAGTAGATATTATGGGGTACATGGGATTACACAGCATGTTGCATTAAATGAGTTCTGCGTTATACATTACATAAGTTCAGTTTCACAGTTCAATATGTTAAAACTTATTAGCTACAGTGTTGCGTCATCGaacggattggggggggggttcatttcCCAGCCGGGAATTTTTCTAATTGGGTTCATGTCTGTGCGATAGCCCATTACAGTTTGCGTCCTGCCACTGGGCCGTGAACCACTGTTTGACAAACCCTGCTTTAGCATAGGGTTTTACCGCAGATACTTAGTGATGCTCAGAATATCGGCATACTGTATAGAGCCGTCATTACGATGGCATGTGCCACTTTGAATGAAGAGCAGGGCGTGTGTTTCTGGCCACTGCCAGAAAAGGTACGGCATGCAGAACTGGGCTAACCGCAGCAGAGCACACCTCAGTGACTATCAAGCCCCCAGTCAAATTCCTCGCATCTGCCAGGCAAATCAGTCCAGTTGCCCTGATTCCACGCCTGGACTGCAGTAAGTCAGACGGACTGGGGCACTCACTGGCTAAGCTAGGCACAGTGTGAGCCCTGTGTCCCGGACCGAAACGGAGCCAAGCAGTGTCCAAGTTTATGCTTTTTCTTGCCTctggaaacaaacaaaaaattttGTAGACAAATGTAGAGTGATCTATTAAGGGAACAGAAATATCAAGCACAAGTAtgttgtgtatgttgatgcttccatgtgccactctcaccagtgtgatgaagcaataaaaaaggccaataggatgttgggttacatctctaggtgtgtggagtttaagtcaagggaggtgatgctataattatataattccttggtaagaccccacctagaatactgtgtgcaggtttggtcaccataccttaagaaggacaagGGAGGTAACCAAAAAGCTACTTCAATGTAAGTTAAAATACAAAAGCTgacaggtggaaattagcgggagaacgttttaaactggatttgaggagacacttctttacacagcgtgtagttagagtatggaatagtcttcctgttagtgtagcgcaagctgaaACCTTGGGTTCCTCAGAGCTAGATAAGCTGAGATGAGCTGAGTTGAGTTTTCCCcgaacaagcttgatgggcttgttcgtaaatttcttatgttcttaagtaaAAGGAGAGCACTGAGTTCTGTTATTCATCAGGATTTCCTTTCTACCCAGGCTTTTAACATGGTCTCATCAAAGCAATCTGCTTTTTGATACCCTATCAATTAGTGTGACAGTAGATTGTTGCCCGATACTATGTTACATTTGATTGGTTACTAGCAGTTATTGtgtaaagcattttttttgtcttacaCTACATTCATTGCATTTTATGGAAATTTTTGGAAAACAACATTTTGTATAAACATGATGACGTTCTAACAGTAATGCATATGTGACAGCTGCTGACTGCTCGAATGCATTGCGTGTGTGCAGGCTACCTGGTTCTGGTCAGGGATGAGCAGAACTGGACCTCGGCCCTGCAGCAGTGCCAAGCCCTCGGTGGGGCCCTGGGCAGCATCACTAACGCGGACATCAAGCTGCAGCTCACCAGTCTACTTAAGAATTCGAACCTGGATGGCGTCTGGATCGGCCTGCGCAAGAGTGTGCTCACGGGACAGTGGTACTGGCTCAGCCATGACCCCCTGGGCACCACTTACTGGGCCAACCACGAGCCCAGAAACAACACACAGGCCTGGTGTGCTGTGGCATCTCTGGACGATAACAACATCAGATGGAATAGCGAGATCTGCTGTTCTTCATATCCTTTTGCGTGCTATATGTGGTCGTAGGGCCCTTCGCCTGCTGTATGGGATAGGAGGGCCCGTCGCCTGCTGTATGGGATAGGAGGGCCCTTCGCCTGCTGTTTGGGATTGGAGGGCCCTTCGCTTGCTATATGGGATAGGAGGGCCCTTCGCCTGCTATATGGGATAGGAGGGCCCTTCGCCTGCTGTATGGGATATGAGGGCCCTTCGTCTGCTGTATGGGATATGAGGGCCCTTCACTTGCTATATGGGATAGGAGGGCCCTTCACTTGCTATATGGGATAGGAGGGCCCTTCGCCTGCTGTATGGGATATGAGGGCCCTTCGCCTGCTGTATGGGATAGGAGGGCCCTTAGCCTGCTATATGGGATAGGAGGGCCCTTAGCCTGCTGTATGAGATAGGAGGGCCATTCGCCTGCTATATGGGATAGGAGGGCCCTTCGCCTGCTGTATGGGATAGGAGGGCCCTTAGCCTGCTGTATGGGATAGGAGGGCCCTTCGCCTGCTGTATGGGATAGGAGGGCCCTTAGCCTGCTGTATGGGATAGGAGGGCCCTTCGCCTGCTGTATGGGATAGGAGGGCCCTTCGCCTGCTATATGGGATAGGAAGGCCTTTCTGTTAGGGTCCTTTGTTTCATTGATGTAAGAGCATCTCTTTTCAGTTAGCAACTATCCTCAGCTTGTCGGTGGATATATCCTATCGGCTCATCACTGAGCTTTTCATTTTTCACGTTTATACTGGGCTGGTAGAGTTTGCCTGTTCTTTACCATTACTGTATCCATTAACTTCTTATTTCGAAGTATCTTCAGTTCAgattaatgacaataaaaaagtatTGCCAACATTTCACTGGTGTCTTTCTCTTCCCAGGatcttctgtgggggggggggggtatcatcATGTGACAGTAAGCCCCCATGATGCACAGCAGCTGTGGCTTCCACATTAGCATACCTTATAATCAGCATAAATGACACTTACGCAGTTAACTAGCCAGTCATCAATATGCTCTTCAATGCTCGTCCATCACTgtaaccgcttaatcccaactggggtcgtggggggggggggggggggaggcagaatctatcccaggaacaagggGCACCAGCAGGAACCAGCCCTGGGTAGTCGCCAACACACTACAGGACACACACTCAATCACGGGGCCAACTTAGAGTCGCCAATCCACCTGCCCTGCACGCTCtcggaccgtgggaggaaaccggagcccccggcAGAAACCCACGCGAACAGGGGGAGagcgtgcgaactccacacCGAAAGGTCCTATGCCCGACCCGGACCCTCCTTACTGTGAGGCAGCAGACTGACCACTGCGCCACCGTGCCATGCTGTTCAATGCTTTCAGTAAATTCAGTAAAAAGAAGTAACATAATGGCCCTTTGTTCCTCTGTGTGAGATCTTCATTCCACTTTATTATCTTAAATCAAGACAAACATGCCTACTCTGGATATAGTGAGCCACTGGCATAGGGCTCTGCTACCCCAATTAAAAGACCATTTTGCATACACTTGAACCAAGCAGGATTAGGTATGATTTATGCTTGTACTTGTATTTAGCATACATGCAGTGGCAGCCTGGAGACACCAGGGGGAGCCCAACACCGCCTCATCGCTACAATGGCTTCCCTTTTAGCTGAGCCGCTCAAACTGATGCAAGAGGGCCATGACTTAACTCAGGAAACATAATCAGAGCTCACTGGGGTACCAGGATGGCCAGGCCCCAAGTTTCAGAACGAGAGCACATTATATCACTGCCACTGCCGCCAAAGCAGCCAAGCAACCCAGCCCAGAAAGAGCAGCACCTTGGCCCCCAGTGAGAGCGAGagaagcaggagcaggtgagGAGGTCCAGAGGAGGCCTGTAGAGGGCTGGGCTGCAGGAGGAACAAGGTGGCCTGCTCTCTTCCCAGAGGGTTGGAGGCGGCACAGGTGTAGTGGTGCCCGGGGTGGACGTCGCGCAGTAGGCTGGAGGTGTGGTGCTGGCTGGCATCCGCCTGCGAGAGCAAGGTCAGCGGGGGGTCGTCCCGGGGGTGCTCAGGGCTGCTCCACTGCACATCCGGGAGGGGCGAGCCTTGGACCCGGCACActgcactgtagcctgactcCTCGCTGCCCTCTACTGACAATGCCAGGATCTGTGGGGCAGCTGAACAGCACATAAAgagtttatgggtaaacaaGCATGTTCTGTGGTTCATTCCATAGATTTTTtaactaataataatatagtTCAACCAGGTATCCCTCTTCCATTAATGCTTATCCAGGAGAAGGTCTTAGTAAGCCTGGCAGCTATCCCATGACGTGGCAGTACattgaacatggatggatggaaaatgttGAAAGGGGAGGGGGTTTTCTCGTGGGCAtgccccacacacacccaccctccACCCGTAGGTGCATGCCCCTCTTGTTCTGGAAGCTGGCATGCGGGTGACCAGGCACCTCCACACGGCAGTAGTAGTGGCCACTATCCTGCAGGGCGGCGCTGTTGATCCGGAGCGACAGGTCGTGCTGGCGCGGGTCGCCCTCCAGGCGGTAGCGCTGGTCCTGGTGCCCCTCAGGCTGGCAGGAGCGGCTGTTGTTGTGGCTGGCGCACTGGAAGAGTACCACTCCAGCAGGGCCGTGGCCCAGGcgccactgcaccagcatggagGAGTGCTGCTCGTGTCGCGGGTGCGAGAACGAGCAGGGCAGCACCACAGGGTAGCCCTCCATTGCCCTCACCTCTGGGGGAACCTTCATAGACCAGCCATCTTCATGTGTCACTGGGCAGAAAAGAGATCAAGTGAGATGGTCAGAGGCAGTGACCCCCAAGGTTGCCGTGAcctttatggagagcaagatgggagcaAGTGAAAAGAGGATTTCCCCATAGGGATAAATACAGTatcactattctattctattctattctattctattctattctattctattctattgtcttctgaaaaaagatttaaaaatctAAAGAAGTACTGCATGGTCAACTAAGAACCTGACAGACATGCATTTCCAAGACAATCTATTGCCATCAGAGCAATAGCTTCTTTGGGGAAATAAAGCTTGAGCAATAATATTAGTAATAACGGAAGATAGTCGTCCTGCACAGACAAGCGGAACTTGGTTAAAAATATCATTTTTGCAAGGGAATAATCACCACATATCTGTGATCTGCGTAAGTAgcaagtatatttaactttagaAATTACTATTCACAAATTTTCAAAGACTATTAAGGAGAGAATTGAGgtcttacagtaaattccatttCAAGATAATATGTAATAAGTTTTCTGCAAGACTTTGCAAAGATTCTTTTCCTGATGGCCATTCCAGCCTTTCCTGAGGTTCCCAGTAATTCTGAGGCACTTGAGGTGAGCAGAAACGTTTTTGCATTGCAGTGAATCCCTCCTCCGTCATGATGA
Protein-coding sequences here:
- the rpp25l gene encoding ribonuclease P protein subunit p25-like protein, with the protein product MENYCKARTVEQPCPCPFPGLPSDTPEVRVKDGSKIRNLMGFAVGRMDVEAVRCILFTGSGRSVAKAITCVEILKRRVKGLHQHTQLLYHTVEEMWEPREPDAGLDTLTVSRNVPAIWVLLSKDPLDPTRPGYQAPGRIDALWAQAAKEEAAENKQGSRRKRGGGGGRGGGGSGRGKGGSARQGVRWEGGKMQKQGVQQR
- the LOC125749419 gene encoding IgGFc-binding protein-like, which gives rise to MQLNLVTVFIFSTLYPGFALSQNSGVKFITAFPENVAYYHPVPPTLQLLITSYQQDTWVNITVGTQGLEISNVLSDWEVWPVVLSSQERQWYNESQRTTCIYSNRPVTVLSASSRNDSTEISVLYPVGSLDSEYFLTAPANAKTNESFNFVVVNEEDVNNFTVQGQDGGNDVHLQPFRSAQFPIYPQFLTQVNAEELVAVLLGNPCLDVGECGCSMAFEQLLPSSMWGKEYVLPALPASSRLESLLVVGRAQDELKILSDPNLHLQFSTPRSLTLLGPGFLMNLLPVENWTYNFLLHTFSNFSNFALLVVETSEIDGLRLKPVCEVGCDEQSALSVNWTAVSTTEYSQGILELDTSNSTYLIWHLTSTMAVYTFGTHLYSNRSYGSTALSLPRVTGYLVLVRDEQNWTSALQQCQALGGALGSITNADIKLQLTSLLKNSNLDGVWIGLRKSVLTGQWYWLSHDPLGTTYWANHEPRNNTQAWCAVASLDDNNIRWNSEICCSSYPFACYMWS
- the si:dkey-11p23.7 gene encoding V-set and Ig domain-containing protein isoform X1, whose translation is MAVQYPIILLPLFLPIAVTHEDGWSMKVPPEVRAMEGYPVVLPCSFSHPRHEQHSSMLVQWRLGHGPAGVVLFQCASHNNSRSCQPEGHQDQRYRLEGDPRQHDLSLRINSAALQDSGHYYCRVEVPGHPHASFQNKRGMHLRVEAAPQILALSVEGSEESGYSAVCRVQGSPLPDVQWSSPEHPRDDPPLTLLSQADASQHHTSSLLRDVHPGHHYTCAASNPLGREQATLFLLQPSPLQASSGPPHLLLLLSLSLGAKVLLFLGWVAWLLWRQWQ
- the si:dkey-11p23.7 gene encoding V-set and Ig domain-containing protein isoform X2, with protein sequence MKVPPEVRAMEGYPVVLPCSFSHPRHEQHSSMLVQWRLGHGPAGVVLFQCASHNNSRSCQPEGHQDQRYRLEGDPRQHDLSLRINSAALQDSGHYYCRVEVPGHPHASFQNKRGMHLRVEAAPQILALSVEGSEESGYSAVCRVQGSPLPDVQWSSPEHPRDDPPLTLLSQADASQHHTSSLLRDVHPGHHYTCAASNPLGREQATLFLLQPSPLQASSGPPHLLLLLSLSLGAKVLLFLGWVAWLLWRQWQ